Part of the Engystomops pustulosus chromosome 4, aEngPut4.maternal, whole genome shotgun sequence genome is shown below.
ACGAGGCCAACAACTGCCCCCCGCAACGTCACCACTAAAGAGATACATTAGTTACATTAGACTGCCCCGAGATCATCTACtgagaggaaattctagaagtgATGTGAAGCACAAGAGGAGTCTATGCAAGGAGGTAAACCGGGTTTGACATATGCAAATGCATTatattatatgcaaattagcatctcAATGCACCATGGGTGTGGCCAGAAGGTCCATCGCACCGCTTCCTGGCCAGTTTCAGTCCCTCAGCCTTGGTTTACTGGACTGTGTTTCCCCTTGTGAAAGCGAAAGGGTGCAGCAGATCTAAATAAAAATGCAGATTACCTCACTTTATCACTATGCccaatagattgtaagctcttgtgagcacagCCCTCACTGCTATTTTTaaatctgaccatgttattactctaaTGTCATATTTTgtaatctgtccatgaacaatctccctgccaggaccttatgataggatTCAGAAtacaagatcaaggtcctggcagggcgattgttcatggacagaaaaTCACATAAACCctctatctgcggccattttatggacaggaatgtctggatgatgaggtaaaaaaaaggacacttcactttacatatgaacaaagcggagcagaactatgtatagcagatgtatattggtaaatcaccTATTATtaaaccccccccacacacacacacacacacacattacaaaaaaacatggtgtaaactggacaaaccctttaatataAATCCGCTACCTACTGAGTGCCTCAGGTATTGTGCACATATCCTAAGCTGTAATGCAGCCATCTTTGTGTTGCGCCCCTAGTGGTCCTGATGATACGGCGTCATAATATGTGTAGGAAAATTTTCAAATATAATTTTTGCATTCACCCAGCTTTCTAATGGTCCTGAACAGACAATACCTTGAGTCAGAGGGTTCAGGGCAGAAGAGTAAGAGTCTATCCCGTACATACTGCTCAGCTAGCAGACACGTTACTCCTTCCTGCAGCTCCGTACCAGTCACATTCATCTCAGCGGTACTTGTAGGGTAAATGGGCAAGAACTAATGGTAGCTGCTGCTGAGAAGTAGTAAGATCCCGCTGCTGCCCTGCTCCGCACCATTCCCTGCCAGCAGGAGCCATACACCCAGCACTAGGGGACACACAAGTCACACGTCTCCAACATCACATTAATATTTATTCAGATATGATGCTTGAACAAATGTATACAGCGGGTACAGACGGAATGACACGACTATTGCACCAATATTCACAAAACATCCAAAAAAGTATAACGCCCCACGGTACACGGCCAGGAACAGGCCGGTCATAAAATCGGGAGATAAATTAATATGGGAATGGGGTGTAAGCCCACATTAGATGGGGGAGTGGGTTGTATGGTGTCCCCTGGTGGTAGGGAGGACCCTAAAAAAGAACCAGGACAGACCTAGGACAGAGTTCGGCAACAGCTGCCATGCTGAGGGTTGTAGTCCAGCCTCATATTTCCAGATAGTCACGGAAACACGTTACAATAAATACACACGTGTCACAAGCGTGTTGCATGACatgactggggggaggggggggtcttgTGGGATTGTCTACTATGATAATAGTATAAGAGGCGCCTGTCCTGACGGCACAGGTGGACGGCTCACCCCCCCCTGTAATATGGGAGGAGAAGCACCCATCCGGATGATAAAATTATCTAATTTGGGATAAGTGTGAGCATTGTAAGAGGTCATTTTTTTGCCCTGTTCCTTACATACAGGGGTCCCCCCCCTGACTAAGGGGAGTGGAGGGGGTCTCAGTGCTTGGCCGAGGAGTCTCGAGGGTAGAATTCGGCCAGGGTACTCGCTGGGATCCTCTTCAGCATCTCCTTGGGGAAGATTCGGAGCAGCTGCCAGCCGATATCCAAGGTCTCGAACACTGTGCGGTTATCGTAAGGACCTGGAGGGGGAGATCAGAGTTAGGATGGATCACAGCCTGCAGCTTTATATAATAGGCATAGATGCAGTTGCATAACCTTGTGTCAGCGGGTGTACCGCCACCAAGTGGCTGCCATCACGAACTGCGTGATCTATGCATTCCTTCCCTGGAATATGCAGGGTTAATCCTGGGCCACGTCAGACCCCCCTGGTGCCCTCGCTGCTCCCCATCCATGTGTACCAAAAGCTGCTATTATCCCTTAACGAGCCACTAGTTGCTACGGTAACTGGCTGccacccacacacatacacatccccCATGTGACAGTCCTTTGCAAGCTATTTAAAGGAGGGCTGAACAGCGGGATCTGCACTGATAACGGGTGACGGATCAGAACCACCCGGAGCCACCCGCTGCCAACCTGCActcaaccctttcactgccaaatGCATGCGCTTTCCATGATTATAAAGGTATAACACTGATGCAAAGGATGGATGATGACTACAGCCACTCATGATGAGACTTGTAGTGCGACCAGCAGGATTACACCATATCCCTTGTCAGGGATTTAGGGTCATTAAGGTGATCTTTTAGCCGTCCTGACAAGGTCTACTATTACAGGTGTTGGTTGGAGCAGTGacagcctcacactgctgtgctctgagctctctgcattgcactgcacaaatgaTGCAGCGTTGAACCAGAAGTCTGCTGCAGCCTTTATTCAGAGAGGGGATGGGGCTCAATACGGGaggagaactaagagcacagcagtgtgaggatataccTACAGTGTGGAGGAAAGGTACAAACCCttcttcacagccctgctgctaacACACACAAGGGAATGGTTACACACATCTCCAGGGCTTATACCCAAAACTAGCTGCATAGTCACAACAACAGATCCCAAAAAACATTACTGACTCACATAGTAGTGGCCTATAGGTGGCAGCACACTTAGAGTAAAACGGTTTCCCAGGAAGCACTGCATGACCGAATCTCCAGCACAATTTTGAGAGGTCCGGCCACGCACAGGTCCGgccactgactgtggtaatcttcttatatttgttatccatggcctccttcctttgaaaatcaacttttataattatgctaatgagcctgaagggctgtcgggggggggggggttctactaGAGCCCCTCAATGATGCAGTTTAACAGGCTGTTAGAATGTCTATCCCCCTGCTCctaagcatttccccccccccctcccttctgcaATTTCACACAATGGGAGGGAGGAGTGCACCACGTAATAACCTTTGAGGATGcacagaggggatctggtaacaccccagactaccacagtcacaccgcctagatctatgagtaagtgtccctggcttatgaTGAATTTTCCTGGTAGATTTCCTCTGATAGCAGAAAGCTTGAGGTGCACACGTTTAGTTGTGTATATTGTCATTCTGTCTAGATCTATAAATCCGGTGCTGGACAGACTGACTACATCCCACTAACAGAAGCTATAAACAGAGATCATAGCTGAGGGATTGCTGCCTACATGGACTAAATGCCTTGGCTGAACACAATGAAACAAATAGATGTTAGTTACATGAAAAGAGGAGGTTGTGTGACCGaaatcatacaaaaaatatggcatCTGGCAATACAGCACCTTGTATATTACAAAGGCTCCGCTCCTCTCCTGACCGACAGGTCACGAAACTATTGGCTGCTCTGCACTGACCAGTGATCTCTATGCAGAGACCCTACAGTGGAGGGAgcgactgagcatgtgcgtccaccatCCCACTGGTGGTCACATTATAAAGATACATTGCTATCCAGTCTGACCACCAGATGGAGCAATACCACGTCAGTAAATGTCATAACTTCATAGAACCGGTTATAAGCAGCACAAACTGAATATCGTAATCATGTTATAAATAAAGGGCATCTACCGCTAGGATgagggactgtatgcaaatgaacatgAGGGtctccattggtgttaatggagcctggagcccctcaggtacaATTGCTTACAGTccctaatcctggtggtagatgtcctttaactatttCGGAAGGTTCGTACAGAGGTTTCTAAAGAGAAACACAGCACTTGTGACAGCATGCATAGCGCTGAGTGACAAACTCCCTCTGTATCATACGTGTGACGCATTGTTTGGTGTAATCATGGCCGCCATCAGCCCGTTACATAAAGAGATGATTTGATTCTACCATATTTATAGACAAGACATGGCAACAAATACATTTCCATTGAAGTAAATAGGACTcaaaatacatagagcactaGCGCCACCTGGTGATTGGATAAGGAATAGCAGCTAAAACACAGGACTAGCGCCTCCTGGTGCCCGAATCAGGAACAGGTATCAAAATACTCAGAACACTAGCACCTCCTGATGACCACATAATGAATAGCAGCTTCTATCTAATGAGAATAATGAGGATGGGACTGATGTTACTACTCACCTTGGGCAATGAAATTCTTCTCAAACTTCTGCAGGAACTCCAAGTAGAGGAGATCATCAGAGGTCAGCGCCTCCTCACCCACCACGGCTTTCATGGCTTGTACGTCTTTTCCGATGGCGTAGCAGGCGTACTGAGGGGAGAGGGCAGAATGATTTACCATGGCTGACATAAGATGGCACGCTATGACTGATGGGATTGGTCAGTATTAATGAGCAGGGCACTCACCAGCTGATTAGACACATCTGAATGATCCTTCCTGGTCATGCCTTCACCAATAGCAGATTTCATCAGACGGGAGAGCGAGGGCAGCACATTAATAGGAGGATAGATCTGGAGAGGACGGATGGGTTAGTATCATGGTGTCCACACTACAAGCTGCGCTGCCAGTACTGCCCGATCACTTACCTGTCTGTTATGTAGCTGCCGGTCTACATAGATCTGCCCTTCTGTGATGTATCCCGTCAAGTCAGGAATGGGATGAGTGATGTCTGCAAGAACGAGGAGCCATAAGATCATATACATTACaccatatatttatacactatgGCACTGATATGCAGGTAACACTGACCGTCATTGGGCATAGTGAGGATGGGAATCTGTGTGATGGAGCCATTCCTGCCCTCCACTCTGCCCGCTCGCTCGTAGATGGTGGCCAAGTCAGTGTACATGTACCCAGGGAAGCCTCTTCTACCCGGCACCTCCTCTCGGGCTGCTGATACCTGAGGGAGGTACAAGGGGTAGGATTTATTCAGTCAATTGCAGTATATTCACAAGTCACATAGGAAAAGAAACATACACAATTCATATTCTGCCATAAAGAGGCTTGTTGGTTTCATTGTTGGCACTTATCCAAAGGAATCTGATTAGAGGGGGTCCAATAGCTGAGACCTCCAATGATGacaacaatggggggggggggggggggggagggtatatTCTCACCAATTGGGCGGCAGGAGGTGCATGCACTATATACAATACTAGGGGAATTCCAGAAAATTGTCCATATCACCACCCAGGTAGATACGTCCTTGCCAACTACAGATTCCTTCTCGGGGGATCATAGTTTACCCCCTTTGAATGCTTTCAGAAGACTCAGAAATCACTAAAACCCTAATCTGTAATTCATGGGTGACCTCACAGagcttcctggaaaacccctttaacatcactTCAAGGTGTGAGAAAGGTAACCCTTTAGTGGCATTTGGGACAATTAACCCCAAACAAGTCCTTATGGTTCACTACCTATTGTGCCCCAAATTATTCCTTATTCCAACTTTAGTCTGGGGCTGCATTAAAGGAcattatcaccagatcaaggtttgtaaaccaagcacactgacatactggtgtgtgccccctctggcaggatctgctcttcttttagcttcttatgccctggtttttacagaaAGGGGCTTTTACAGagaaagcctggagcccctcaagcacatttgcataattttaaagcccctttttcttaaaaacaagggcatacaagctaaaagaagagcggatcctgtcagatgtgtcagtgtgcttggtttacaatccttgatctggtgatagttgtcctttaaaaaaaacctttatcctGATCTGGCTCCTGCTACTACTTCAAGAATCTGCACAGATCTTCCCAGTATCCAGCGAAGTGTCCCTCAGGTTAAGGATCTGCAGTGCATGAGCTTTCCAGGCTGCAATAAATGGCACAATACTAGCAGCACTGTGGTTTCTGGCCATTTACCATAGTGTTGTACAGACCGTACCTCTCTCAGGGCTTCAGCGTAGGAGCTCATGTCAGTCAGGATGACCAGCACGTGCTTCTCACACTGGTAGGCCAGGTATTCAGCGGAGGTCAGGGCTAGACGCGGTGTGATGATACGTTCAATGCTGCGGGGAGAAGGCATCAGTCAGATGTGGAACCAGTACAGGAGACAAGACAATGGTGGACAGGACCCCATCCCTGGTGCGTCAGGCTCAGATGTACTTACGTGGGGTCATTGGCCAAGTTCAAGAACAGACACACGTTGTCCATGGACCCGTTCTCTTCGAAATCGGACTTGAAGAACCTGGCAGTCTCCATGTTCACCTAACAGGAAAGGGAAAATATAGAGATCAGCCAAAGGAAAACAAAACCGGGTCACACAGTCTAATAACCTAGAACAGGAGGCCGAGGcctagggctgtgtgtatacggcATATCTTACAAtcatgtgtgcactatataaataaagaattattattattactcttaAAGGGTACAGGTCATGGTGATTTGGGACAGAAAACCACAAGTCAGAGCAGCAGTTCCAAGTAGTTATTGCTTCAGAGCGCATCATATAAGGAGATTTGGGATCCTGAGCTCCACTCCATAGCAATCTGTGGATGGTTTACTCTGCCCAAACTCCTGTTATAGCTTCCTTTCTATGCTTTTGTTCCCTTTCTGCACCTTGTACAATAATAGGATACAATTTAACGAGAGAcaagtgtaatatactgcatgtGAAATGGCACCAAAATACCCACTTTCGTCTCTCAGCCGAAcagtaatattatatttatataacgCAGGGACTCCCAACGTGCCaccatacagcatgtatacacgggATGATGCACTCGTTCCTGTGCACATGAATGGTGACCAATCACACTCCCCACATTCATCAGTGGATTATCCTGGTGTTATGCTACCAATGAGAAGGTAACAATTGAAACCACTGTTTAAAGGGCctgactagtaaaaaaaaaacaaaaaaaaaaaataggagtcCTGGTCAAGATGCTAAATATCCTTCCCTTGCTCCAGAGGACCTGTccagcattaaaggaaacctaccacttgaagtggcaggtataagggggaaataccgagcaccagctcagggtgagctggtgacggagcttatttttgttagtgttttaaaccgcagtatcgcggtttaaaacactttttaaactttatggctgaagctgcttcggcgcaggcaggtacgcgctcggcgcttaccgtgcgtgtggctctccttcacttcctatgtagccgctcgCACGGTCGcccgcatggtaagcgccgagcgcgtacctccctgcgccgaagcagcttcggccataaagtttaaaaagtgttttaaaccgcgatactgcggtataaataagtttatataagtttattcatttatataccgAGGGCTGCAGTGGGCAATTCATCATCAgtgggaggttgtgaccaattcgtttcccaccctaggcttatactcaagtcaataagttttgccAGTTTGGGGCAAAATTAAGGAccacagcttatacttgggttgactCATAATCTAGTATATAAAGGTAGATTTAGCAGGTAAATAACTATAAATAAACTAAAGTAAAAGTTGTATAAAcctttacaaaaatatataaacatgtaatattattcgaTACATTATTACATTTACATATGTATTTTGCCAATCCCACACCATTTTTttaggcagagggtgcatgtacttttgcagTGAATTCTGCAGCTCCCTCTCCATTCTGCCTTTAGCTGACTGGCTGGATGGTGACATTTCAAACCGCTATATCCTCTGAACCCTGGCGACTAGAAGCTTAATTCTGGTGTCCTCTTATAAGGGAAGAACCTCTTGAAACAGAAagcaataaaatgtgatttttaaataCAGATCTCAATTCCCGACCAACTTTGACAATGAATATATTTGCTTCTCTTTAACAGAAACACAACCCAGATATTAGGTtaaagaattgtgtttctaggtgccacggttCAGGAGAAATGATCGTTTAAATTTGGCCACTGCCTTGATGTACATATGTGCTATCTGCATGGGCACGTGCAAATAGGACGCACATAATCATATAAGGTAGGTTTCTATGATCTGGCATGGTACACTTACCCCCATAGCAGCAAACACTATAGCAAAGTTGTCCTCACTGTAATCCATGACGTCTTTGGATTTCTTTACTAGACCGGCCTGACGACAGATCTGTGCTGCAATCTGATAGGAGAAGATGGTTATACACAAACTACTACACGTACATATATCCCATGTACAATACTACTGAGATGGGTGTAAGTTCTGTACGGATCAGTTGATTCCAACTcttctgtaatgggaataccccggGCTATGATACAAGTGTTCAGCTCACCTCATTATGGGGAAGACCAGCGGCTGAGAAGATGGGGATCTTCTGTCCACGGGCGATACTGTTCATGCCATCGATGGCAGATATACCCGTCTGGATCATCTCTTCGGGGTAAATTCTACATTGAGGGTTAATGGGCTGCCCTGTAGAGGATACGCACATGCATCAGACTGGAAACCTATAGATTTATAACTCCTATATAGGATAGCATTCCCTTCCAGCTTACCCATGATGTCCAGGTAATCCTCAGCCAGGACTGTGGGTCCACGGTCAATGGGCTTCCCAGAACCGTTGAATACACgacctggaaaaaaaaacagaacaaattCTAAGCAAATCTGTAAATTATAACCCAATCAAATCCCGGAATGGCTTCATATTCACAAATATGGACATACCCAGCATGTCCTCCGATACGGGGGTCCTCAGGATATCTCCAGAAAACTCACAGGAGGTTTTCTTGGCGTCGATTCCTGAAGTTCCCTCAAATACCTACAGGAGGACAGTAAGAAGATTTTAAAAGGGAGATTAATACAAGGATGTTAAAGGGGTCCGGGGCTTCTTAGCCACATCTTCAGGTCTTACCTGGACCACAGCCTTAGAGCCGCTGACCTCCAGTACCTGCCCGCTCCTTTTAGTGCCATCAGGAAGAGTCAAATACACGATTTCTGAATACCTGGGGAACTGATACACAGAAGCGACACATCAGCTAATGGAAGGAGGAAGGGCAAAACTAAAAATTTACACAAATATAAAATGGGAGCTCCGGGCTGTAGCTGATTATATATCCTTTGCAATAGTCCACCCTAATTTCCTATATAACAAATTGAGCCCCCAAATCTGCTTCTCACGGACTTATATATAGGGGTAGGATGTGGGGCACTTGCCCCTTCCCAATACAACTCGAAGTGATGAGGATTGTGAAgatggagctgcaataccaggctcAGCCACTACTACATGTATAGCGCTATGACGGGGACAGGATGATTGGCAGCATTCCCAGTCCCACAAACAATATAGCGCAAAAATTGCCCATGAATAGCAAATCCTGGACAATCTTGGTTTTTATGGGGAGGCTCTCTAAACGGGTGGGCTACATGTGTACGTTTGTGCTTGTGACAAATACCAGGATCTATCGCATTACCTTGACGTTATCCAAGATCACCAGAGGTCCATTCACTCCAGACACAGTCCTATAAGCTGCAAGACAGACAGATCCAGgtgaaatacagtatatacattcatataggagacagacagacatacagaagCCATTACCCCCTGGCTACATAACATACACATAGGTCCGCTAAGACATCCATAATGAGATCACCCCTTTAATGAAGGCAAGCTCAACTGAATGGAGTTTCCCCGATCCTGAAAGCCTTCCCATAAAGCAATGGTGACCCTAAAAATGGTCCCATGGGGTGCGCAGAGTGTGATTGCTCCTTGCAGGGTTCATCTCCCAGTCACAGTGACATTACCCGGGACATTCTCATCCTACAGATCACAATACGGGACATTGTTCTAAATTATTCCAACTAACCTATTATCTAACATAGGATCCCCAGCAGTAATAACAGATGGAGGATGATAACCAGCGCCCATCACACAATGGATTTATTCACGTTCCCAGCACATGATAAATTCCATGAAAAGGGACAATGCTAAATGTTAAGTTAT
Proteins encoded:
- the ATP6V1B2 gene encoding V-type proton ATPase subunit B, brain isoform is translated as MAVRVMRGGHGNPAVPAAREHVQAVSRDYLSQPRLTYRTVSGVNGPLVILDNVKFPRYSEIVYLTLPDGTKRSGQVLEVSGSKAVVQVFEGTSGIDAKKTSCEFSGDILRTPVSEDMLGRVFNGSGKPIDRGPTVLAEDYLDIMGQPINPQCRIYPEEMIQTGISAIDGMNSIARGQKIPIFSAAGLPHNEIAAQICRQAGLVKKSKDVMDYSEDNFAIVFAAMGVNMETARFFKSDFEENGSMDNVCLFLNLANDPTIERIITPRLALTSAEYLAYQCEKHVLVILTDMSSYAEALREVSAAREEVPGRRGFPGYMYTDLATIYERAGRVEGRNGSITQIPILTMPNDDITHPIPDLTGYITEGQIYVDRQLHNRQIYPPINVLPSLSRLMKSAIGEGMTRKDHSDVSNQLYACYAIGKDVQAMKAVVGEEALTSDDLLYLEFLQKFEKNFIAQGPYDNRTVFETLDIGWQLLRIFPKEMLKRIPASTLAEFYPRDSSAKH